The following coding sequences are from one Nilaparvata lugens isolate BPH chromosome 6, ASM1435652v1, whole genome shotgun sequence window:
- the LOC111052654 gene encoding putative fatty acyl-CoA reductase CG5065 has translation MSEIAEYYRGKSILITGAYGFMGKVLIEKLLYSCTDLKIIYILVRAKRGKSIDQRLDEMFKIPLFERLRKEKPHTFQKVVPVAGDIGLENLGLSAESLKLLADVNIIYHAAASLRLDAKLPDSVRFNVEGTHRFMELCKGFKKLEAFVYVSTAFCHCELDVMEEKVYETPVKPEDIMRICQWMDEKSMDAITPKLLDVHPNAYTYTKRLAEKLVADYYPEIPILIARPSIVTPALKEPFPGWVDNLNGPVGLIVGGGKGVIRSMHCNSEYHAEVIPVDLAINGLVALPWRTFGPEPLDMFKNSPTVPVFNLTQSGLKPVTWGEILNMGKQATYKNPFSVMLWYPNGDIRSNKMVHNLCVIFYHWLPAILIDFMLFITGNKRFMMNVQRRIHDGLEVLQYFTTREWSFKNDNFIAVRDSMNDLDKSIFPIQFEIIDCLDYINTCVLGARHYMMKEDPSTLPKARRLLRILYALDCVTSFSFYALFAWLIVSCSDTARFVLDSATEVLTALPFVRSLK, from the exons ATGAGTGAAATAGCCGAGTACTACCGGGGGAAGAGTATCCTCATCACAGGCGCCTATGGGTTTATGGGAAAAGTGCTCATAGAGAAGCTGCTCTATTCATGCACTGACCTGAAAATCATCTACATTCTAGTCCGGGCCAAACGAGGCAAATCCATAGACCAGCGGTTGGATGAGATGTTTAAGATACCT TTATTCGAAAGACTTCGCAAAGAAAAGCCACACACTTTTCAGAAGGTGGTGCCTGTAGCCGGTGATATCGGTCTGGAAAATCTCGGGTTGAGTGCGGAGTCCCTGAAGCTGCTGGCTGATGTGAACATCATCTACCACGCGGCAGCATCACTCAGGTTGGATGCTAAACTCCCAGACTCGGTCCGGTTCAATGTGGAGGGCACCCATCGATTCATGGAGCTCTGCAAGGGTTTCAAGAAACTTGAG GCTTTTGTCTACGTCTCGACAGCATTCTGTCACTGCGAACTGGATGTAATGGAAGAGAAGGTCTATGAAACACCGGTCAAACCAGAAGACATAATGCGCATTTGCCAATGGATGGACGAGAAATCTATGGATGCCATAACTCCCAA ACTCCTAGACGTTCATCCCAACGCCTACACTTACACAAAGAGACTGGCAGAAAAACTAGTGGCTGACTACTATCCGGAAATTCCCATACTTATTGCTAGGCCTTCAATTG TGACACCAGCCTTGAAAGAGCCGTTCCCAGGGTGGGTGGACAACCTGAACGGACCCGTTGGTCTGATAGTGGGAGGTGGCAAGGGGGTGATCAGATCTATGCACTGCAACAGTGAGTACCATGCCGAGGTCATTCCAGTAGACCTGGCCATCAATGGACTGGTCGCCCTACCTTGGCGTACATTTGGACCTGAGCCGCTCGATATGTTCAAGAA cAGCCCAACAGTGCCCGTGTTTAACCTGACCCAGAGTGGCCTGAAACCGGTGACCTGGGGCGAAATCCTGAACATGGGCAAACAGGCCACCTACAAGAACCCGTTCTCAGTGATGCTGTGGTACCCCAACGGTGACATCCGAAGCAACAAAATGGTGCACAACTTGTGTGTCATCTTCTACCATTGGCTGCCTGCCATCCTCATCGATTTCATGCTGTTCATCACTGGCAACAAACGATT CATGATGAACGTACAACGCCGCATCCATGACGGTCTAGAGGTGTTGCAATATTTCACAACCAGAGAATGGAGTTTCAAGAACGACAATTTCATCGCCGTCAGAGATTCGATGAACGACCTCGACAAATCGATATTTCCGATCCAGTTCGAGATTATAGATTGTCTCGATTACATCAACACGTGTGTGCTGGGTGCCCGGCATTACATGATGAAGGAGGACCCCTCTACACTGCCCAAAGCTAGGAGGCTTTTGAGAAT ACTGTACGCCCTGGATTGTGTGACCAGTTTCTCGTTCTACGCGTTGTTCGCGTGGCTGATCGTCTCGTGTTCGGATACCGCTCGCTTCGTTCTCGACTCCGCCACTGAGGTCCTTACTGCGCTACCATTCGTCAGGAGCCTCAAATAA